A single genomic interval of Leptotrichia trevisanii DSM 22070 harbors:
- a CDS encoding NAD(P)H-dependent oxidoreductase, translating into MELIIHDLTDNKLEKLKCEIEREEKIIDKIKESINQDKIIIDEDVSIICDNKKIKSCMGCFECWVKTPGKCKIRDGYESLGKLYSEVEKIIIISQCFYGSYSPFVKNVLDRTIPYLLPFFKIKNREMHHITRNKTKFGLNVYFYGKNLTQNERAVAKEIVKANSINLNVKNFKVSFFEN; encoded by the coding sequence ATGGAATTAATTATACACGATTTAACTGATAATAAATTAGAAAAATTAAAGTGTGAAATCGAAAGAGAAGAGAAAATTATAGATAAAATAAAGGAAAGTATAAATCAAGATAAAATAATAATTGACGAAGATGTGTCCATAATTTGTGATAACAAAAAAATAAAAAGTTGTATGGGGTGTTTTGAATGCTGGGTTAAAACACCAGGGAAGTGCAAAATTAGGGATGGATATGAAAGTTTGGGAAAATTATACTCAGAAGTGGAAAAAATCATTATTATAAGTCAATGTTTTTACGGTTCCTACAGCCCGTTCGTAAAAAATGTGTTGGACAGGACAATCCCGTATTTACTGCCATTTTTCAAGATTAAAAATAGGGAAATGCACCATATTACACGGAACAAAACGAAATTTGGCTTGAATGTCTATTTTTACGGAAAAAATTTGACGCAAAACGAAAGGGCAGTTGCTAAAGAAATAGTAAAGGCTAACAGTATAAATTTGAATGTGAAAAATTTTAAGGTTTCTTTTTTTGAAAATTAA